One genomic window of Conger conger chromosome 9, fConCon1.1, whole genome shotgun sequence includes the following:
- the LOC133136151 gene encoding lactose-binding lectin l-2-like — protein sequence MAIFTLSAFLVVAVLSSMTLVSQGAEIGLCQGPCPDGWTYHNHRCFQHIPDKKTWLEAELHCVSLGGNLASEHSQDDHHFLKKLNENDKPFWIGLADVHKEGTWLWSDGTSASSEGDFLKWNPGEPNNAGQENCVHSNYGGQADWNDIECDSRFQSVCAMRLNE from the exons ATGGCCATCTTCACATTGTCAGCATTCCTTGTTGTTGCTGTTCTCTCTAGCATGACTTTGG TATCTCAAGGGGCTGAGATAGGCTTGTGTCAGGGTCCCTGTCCTGATGGTTGGACTTACCATAATCACCGATGCTTCCAGCACATTCCCGATAAGAAGACATGGCTGGAGGCTGAG CTACACTGTGTGAGTCTTGGAGGAAACCTGGCCTCAGAGCATAGTCAAGATGATCATCATTTTCTGAAGAAGCTCAATGAAAATGATAAGCCATTCTGGATCGGATTGGCAGACGTGCACAAG GAGGGCACATGGCTATGGTCCGATGGTACAAGTGCAAGTTCTGAAGGGGACTTTTTAAAGTGGAATCCTGGAGAGCCCAACAATGCGGGCCAAGAGAACTGCGTGCACTCAAACTATGGGG GTCAAGCAGACTGGAACGACATTGAATGTGATTCAAGGTTTCAGTCCGTCTGTGCCATGCGATTGAATGAGTGA